The genomic stretch AGTGCTCTAGTTTCAGCTCATGCAAACTTGGGCATGTGGTCTGAATGCCTTGGGATTTTTGCTGACATGAATTCTGAAGGTTGTTGGAGGGCTGAGGAGAGTGTGCTAGTAAGTGTGCTCTCTGCTTGTACTCATTTAGGTGCACTGGATTTAGGTAGGTCTGTACATTGTTATCTAATAAGGAATATGAGTGGCCTCAATGTCATAGTGGAGACTTCCTTAATGGACATGTATATGAAATGTGGCTGCTTAGAGAAAGGGTTGTGTCTGTTTGAAAGAATGGCAAACAAGAACCAGATGTCTTACAGTGTAATGATTTCAGGGCTGGCAATGCATGGATGTGGTCAGGAAGCTCTAAGAGTCTTCTCACAAATGCTTGAAGAAGGATTACCACCAGATGATGTTATTTATGTCGGTGTACTCAGTGCTTGCAGTCATGCTGGCCTTGTCGAAGAAGGTTTGAGATGTTTCAACAAGATGAAGTATGAATATGGGATAAAACCAACAATTCAACACTATGGGTGTATGGTTGATCTAATGGGCAGAGCCGGAATGCTTAATGAAGCTTTAGAGCTTATCAATGGCATGCCAATGGTACCAAACGGTGTTTTGTGGAGAGGTCTTCTTACTGCTTGTAAGATCCATTCTAATGTTGAATTGGCAGAGGTAGCAGCTAAAAACCTGTTTCAACTAAATTCTCATAATGCCAGTGATTATTTGACTTTATCAAATCTTTATGCAAAAGCTCAAAGATGGGAGGATGTGGCGTCTACTCGCACCAGATTAGCTGAAGAGGAGGGCTTGAACCAAGAGCCTGGATCCAGCTCTGTGGAGGTGAAAAGGGAAGTGTTTAAGTTTGTATCTGAAGATAAGTCACATCCCCAGCGGGAGAGCGTATATGAGATGCTTCACCAGATGGAATGGCAGTTGAAATTTGAAGGGTATTCCCCAGATACATCACAAATATTGCTGGATGTAGATGAAGAAGAGAAGAGACAGAGATTGAGTACTCACAGCCAAAAATTGGCAATTGCCTTTGCACTGATTCATACATCGCAGCATTCTCCCATCAGAATTGTTAGAAGTGTCAGAATGTGCAGTGACTGTCACACATATACTAAATTCATTTCAACAATTTATGAAAGAGAAATTACTGTAAGAGATAGGAATCGCTTCCATCATTTCAAAAATGGAACTTGCTCCTGTGGAGATTACTGGTGAATACaggatgttcaatttttttttttcttccacaTCAATTTTAGCTAAGTTCTTCCATCTTTAACCTTAAAGAAAGCATCCATCtcttaccccaaaaaaaatgcATGCATCCAGATGCAAAACTGCTGCTCAGGGAACATGAGGAAATAAGTACTTAAAAAGGCGTGACAATATATTTAGGAAAACGTTATTTGCACTCCATATGTTGTTATTTGTACCCTCactatttgttttatcatataggCCCTATTTGAcaagtgaattttttaaatacttatataaaatttactgtaacttaccattaaagttgtagaaaaacttTCATAATATTGaggatttggaaaaaaaatttcttttcttctttttcttttctctttctttttctttttcatttccctttcttcttcttcttcctcctccttccATCCCCACTACCGGCCACCGGACACCACCATCGCCAGCCACCACTACCTcacccatcttttttttttccctctctcctCCTCCCTCCCTTCCCTCGCCCCTCCTCTAGTTGCAACCAGATGGGGGCGCAGGGCCAGGGGAAGGGAGATGGTTTGTTGCATGGTTGGTCGGCACAACTAGAGGGGGTTGGCGGAAGGGGAGGGGGCTTGGGGAAGGGAGGGAGGAGAAtaataagggaagaaaaaagaaaagaaaaggacttGCCAACATCTACGTTGGGAGGCAGAGGTGGTGCGTTGAGGTTTTTTTGTGTGTGGtaggggagggggggggggagcAAGgtagaagaagaaaggaaaaaagagaaattttttggtgtgtttttcgATATTTTGAGGTgtgtattttaaaatttttaaaaagtttttaaaattattgTAGTTAAAATAGTTAAAAAACTTGAGAAAAACTTAGTAATAGTCTAATAATTGAAACTATATGAGTAGAATGATAGTGAAAGTGATTAATAAAAAtgggagtgcaaataacatttcccCACATTTCTGGTGCTCCCACCCCAATAACACATTAGCCATTTATACAAGAAGTTTGTGACAATCATCAAGacatagagaaaaaaaaaaaatacatgcgGAGGGAGTAGAGGCAACCTGCTACATAGTACTTGAGACGTCATCAATATTGAGTTTATAAATCTGGTAACTAGCAGCAGCAAGCGCCGTCAATGACAGAACAATTGACAATGTTATTTTATCTGTTTCTTTCACATGGGTGGCAGAAGGCATCTATGCCTCCAAAGACGCCCAAATTTGGATAAACTCATCAGCCTAACAAGAGCATTAGTAATCACGATGAGAGTTAAACCTATTTGTTACAACATATGAGACCCCACAGGTATATAATTAGCTGTTTATTGTCTCAAAGCTATTACAGCTTTGGAAAAGAACTCAGTAGAAAGTTACCTGCTTGCAAATTATATATGCTGCTAAAATATTGGGGGTGATTGTTCACTTTCACATAATTTGTGATCTAGGTTTATTCAATCCTAATTGAAGAAACAGCAATTGTGATTTCCTTTGCTCGTGGATCATTGTTCTCTATAGAAACACCATTAGGATCTTCTCTCACTAGCAAGGCAAGAACATTGCGAGAGCTCCAAGCTCTGATGACATTGTCACCTGAAGCTCCTAAGGTAACAGCAAACACAGCATCGAACCCGCCTGCGCCAGGGACACCAGCCAGCAAAACTCCCTCCATATTCATCGTGGCATCTAAAAGCTCACTTTGTGATTCAGGTTCTATCTGCAAAGTGGAACATGGCAGAAGTGATGGTCTGATCGACTACAGACATGCAGTGTGAACAGTACCTGCTACCATGTTAGACCTAGGACATGATAACTGAAAGAAATCAAAGCTCACACTTGGACAGATGCACCTATAGAGATAAAGGAAGTCGGGCAGATCAAGAAATGCTCAAATGCAAAACAATTACAGAGAGAGGGAGCCAACTGTATGTGGACAAATCAATTTCAGATTTTCTTTCTAACATGCAAATTCTTTCTGCATTTCCTATGCAGTTGTTAACTGTGGGCATGAAATAACATCCGTGGCTAATGTGAAGTATCACTTCTGATCTGATGCACTTTGAATCAAGTGTAAAGTTTTCGGTGTCGTATATTCTAATTAAAGATTTCTTAGAGAGGCAAAAGAGATTCCAATCGGCTTATCATTTGAGACCATCATATCCGACAAATATGTTTAAGTAGATTAAACTGCTATTGAGAAAGGTTTTAAATATTTCTTTTCATAATTCATGGATTTCTAAGTCTCCAACCAGAATAAAGAAAGTGCTGGGATTGATGGAAAGAGGAATTATGTTTCTAACCAGAAAGAAGAATAAAAACACGTGCATGCATGCAAGACAAACAGACAACAAAACATAGGCAAGTGCTGTTTCAAACCAGAAAGAAGAGAACTTACTGGGATTCCAGCTGCCTCACCCATCTTCCGCATGTGGTTTCTGATACCAAGCATGGAATTTCTAGCTCCTAATAATGCTTCTATAACTGCTTGGCTTGATTCATCTTCTCCTCCTACCCACTGTTGATAAGAAGTTTGCAAGCTCATTTTAGAGAGAGAGGTTACAACAAAATGAGAAATGCTCACCCAAGTGTTAAAGTTGACATCCACAACAAAATACATTAATCAACAAGAAGAGAAGTGGTTGTCCCTCATCTGCAGTTTGCAGATGCAGACAATTCAAAAGGACTCTTCTAGCCAGTAAAATCAATTCATAGCTAGACAATTACAGGGATGATTTGTATCAAAATTTCTTTAGTATTTAGATATTGGATTACTGTCATAAACGAAGATCCTCATTATCTGCATTAAAATTTCTGTTGCTTAACTAATACATTGTTGAACAAGGAGACTAGCACTTTATGAAGATTGGAGGAAAAAATGCATGTTCAGCCATGATGTTAGCGGCACATGAATAAGGTATCTGCCTGTGGCATGCAAGTCATACAAGTCAGGATATAGTAATTGAGGAAGACTGAAGGGATTCATTTGTTAAGAGACCAATTGCCAAGAAATTTTGCTGCAGTTGATTGAAGATTTACCTTTTCTGAGGTAAGCACACTGCACCTGTTGATGACATTTTTGTACGCATCACTATGTTTTTCAGCCAATCCACTCAAGGCATTCAGATGCAATTCAAGTGCAGAGTTTGCTTCTGACAACTTCCTCCATGTTTCTAGAGAATTTTGAGGGTCAGACTTCTGCCACTTCTTTACAGCACCTACCATTGATGGTGTTGATGATCCTCCAGTTCCTGGTTCTCCCAGCAACTGCAAGTGCATCACAacattaggaaactaagtgaACATACTCCATTAGTTAGAAATGATGGGAACCCTCAAAACCAGTATAAAGTTTTTGACAAGTGATACAAATTAACATGGTGTTgtttatttcaatttgaagCATATTCTCATCATCTAGAATTGGAGGAGGCACACTGGAGCTCACGTAATGCAATACTGAACACATGCTTGAGCTCCCAAAGATGCAGTAATGTACAATCAAACAGCTATTTGTTATATAAAGAAAGATGGTGTATGTTGTTTTGGCAACGATCATGGCATAAGGTCAGGAAAGATCCAATTGCACCAGCTAATATCATTACAATCAGTAGGTTTCCAATCAACGTTTAGCTTTTAATTCTATTGAAAGTAATCAAGGactgaaaaaaataataaaatcaatgACTGGTTTCTGCTTGAGAAACAAATCCAGCAAAGGGACACAAATGCCATCGGCATCCATGGAGGCCATATCATATACACAAGGACCTGGGGCACTAAATTCCATCAAATGCTATATTTCTGTACAACTTACAAGAGTCATTGATGGAGGCAAAGAAAACTTTTTCCTCTCATGGTCCCACTTGGCTTGAAGGACATCAGATATGACTTCTTCCAGAGGTATTCCTTTAACTGCACCCTGCAAGTCCACAATGACACTGATTTATGACTCAAATAACATCAATgaagttattttattttagtctGCTAAACCCAGCTGTCCTACACTACAAAGTTTCAAAAAgcatttaaattatttcaaGTTAAGAAGAACATACAAGATGGCTGACAGCAACTTAGAAGGAAGCTAATTTTTAAAGCATGCTATCAAACTAGCTCTACATAAAATGATCTACCCTGAAAATAATGAACTTCTGTGCTTAGTTGAGAAGAACCCGTTTTTAGATGTACAGATCATTAAGCAGATTTCAGGAGTTCACAGCCATCATATGTCATAGATGCAATAGTAAAATGCTCAATGATCCGACAACTGGAAGCAGGTCATTTTGATGACTATAAGAAGTTTCTTTATGACTGCACCATCATGAACTGTCATGTTATAAGCTGAATATGAAAAATGGGGTGCGCTTTACCAAAGGTTGATGCCAATTATATAAAAGAGAAGCTTTACTTCACAATTTTAAGAGGAATTCCCCACATATTTTCTAAGAAAGCACCTTACCACATATTAAAGACTATAAGAACCAAACTTTACTCCTCAAGTAACTATTGTTGAAAGCTAAGCAGAAAACAGAACAAATTAACCCAAGTAAGCCTCACCCTTTAAGAAAAAGTTACACTAGAGAAGCCATGGATGATCATTAGCCAGTATGACATTATGATTCTGGGAAAGAAAACATCAGATGCAACCATCGGGCTTAGGATTGGTCATTGTCTCTCCATCCTTGAGGCATGGCACAATTTATTTTCCTCTTTGCCTAACGAAGCATCCCAGTGGTACCATCTACCTATAATGGTTTAATGAGGCATACTCAAAGGTACTATAGCACTGTTTGACTCCTTTGAGTAAATACTAGTTTCTTACCTAATCAAATGTTCTCCAATTTCCATCCAGGTGGACACTAATGGAAATAAAAAAACTAGTAGATGAACCAAACACTTACAAAAGCATTTCAGACGACATGGATCGCACAGAGAGATAAAGTAACTTGGCCTTTTGAGTTCTTTTTGACAATAAAAAACTGTCACTCTCAAATCTAGGAACATTAAAGTTTAGCAAGTGATACTAATAAAATGAAAAGAACTCATTTATGGACAACTAATACCTAAGCTGCACGTACACACACACGCACATGAGTGCATGTACACGTTTAATCATATGCCTTAAGTGGTGTTAAATGCAAAATGACCTAAGCtgccttcatctttcactcaaACATAACCATCAGATAATCATGAGGAGTTGGGTGATATGGCACCTGAGCAGAAGAAAGCACTTCTGGTGAGAACCGAACATAGCGTTGGCTGCCATAAACTGCAGAACTCACATCAAATCCACTACCCACTTTTCCCTGTGCAATGCAGTGAGCTGTTTGAGCTATCATGTGCACAATATCAAGATCTGCATCAACTTTCTTTCCAGAAGAAAGGTCAACAACTCCAAGGTAATGGAGCAAACTGGCAACAACTGCAGTTGTCATAGCTGCAGATGATCCCAATCCAGTTTTTGCAACTTCGGGCTTTTGTCCACTTGATTCTTCTGCATTGAAGGTGATAGAACTAAAAGGTGGAAGCAAAGCCAAGGATTCTGGTGTCAAAGGTAAACCTTGCAACTCGATCTACACAAAAATGTATCCAATTTACACTTTAACTGTCGACATGTTCCCACAAGAAACCCAAAACAAGAATGGAACAAATATTCTATTAAAGCGTAAGCATAGAATATGATATTATTAACCTAAATAGTCTAGCAAAAGGAACATGAAAATATTGAGTCGTAATGATGAAAGATAAAGTAATTCAATCTTTCATTCtgcaaattccagatttcagtATGGATGAAACCCTATTGGATGACCTACCAGAAAGTGATGCTTCTAGCAATCTAGATATTGCCATATGGCATAAGAAATCCAAAAAACTTTATCAAGTCCTATGTGGAAACAGAGGTTGATTCAAATTCACAAGTATACATCAATGttctaaagaaaataaattttgctaACACGAGTTCCTAAAATCAGTGGGTCTGGTAAATCTAGTAAGTACATCATTTTTCTTCAATTAGATAGAGTCAGCAGCTTCAAATATCTAAACTTTCCTAATATAAAAGACTGATCTAATTTAGTTTTTTGTAGTCGTTTCTCAATCTGCAAGGGAAAGTTCCACTTCAGAATCTCACATATATAAGTTGATCTtagaaaagtttcattcaatTATGAAAGTATACAGTGACATATACGAAACAATAAGATCCAAATAACAAAATCCATTCTTATATTGGTTAGTTAACTGGAAAGCATGACTACCTCAAGAAGCTATTGAACTACAAATCTTTGCTAAACATGAACAGGAACCTCACAATGATATAAGTAATAGATGATTGTGCCGAAGGATGCTATGAGAACATCAATTGCAAGAGTCAAACTGAGTAAGCTTTTATTATTATGAAACCTGGCACTCGAACAACTAGCAAATTGCTTTTTGGTGCATAGATATGATTCAAGTCAACCACTAATTTAGAGACAGCCATTGTGTTAAGAGGGACAAGAAGGAAATGATCACTAAACACCACTAAGCTGTCACGGCTTGAAGATACATGACAGGAaacgtgaaatacctgattcCTATATGAATAAAACTCATTGCATCCTAGAATCGTAATATCAAGACCTGCATGACTAATCCATCAGCAACTTGGATTCATTTATATTCATTCAGTTTAACGAACAAATATGAAGAGTGAAATGTCAGACATTACCTTGCAAAAGTATCTTTTGTAATGCATCTGTCTTGTCTTTGCCAAATTTTGCATGAGCTGCTGCCACTGCATATTGGACCGCATGTTCTACAAAGGGGTTTCTTGAGGCACTGCTATTAAGCCAACAACATAAGGCAT from Coffea eugenioides isolate CCC68of chromosome 8, Ceug_1.0, whole genome shotgun sequence encodes the following:
- the LOC113781186 gene encoding phosphomevalonate kinase, peroxisomal isoform X2, which encodes MAVIASAPGKVLMTGGYLILERPNAGIVLSTNARFYAIVKPLYEEIKPESWAWAWTDVKLTSPQMSRETIYKLSLKHLTLQPVSSSASRNPFVEHAVQYAVAAAHAKFGKDKTDALQKILLQGLDITILGCNEFYSYRNQIELQGLPLTPESLALLPPFSSITFNAEESSGQKPEVAKTGLGSSAAMTTAVVASLLHYLGVVDLSSGKKVDADLDIVHMIAQTAHCIAQGKVGSGFDVSSAVYGSQRYVRFSPEVLSSAQGAVKGIPLEEVISDVLQAKWDHERKKFSLPPSMTLLLGEPGTGGSSTPSMVGAVKKWQKSDPQNSLETWRKLSEANSALELHLNALSGLAEKHSDAYKNVINRCSVLTSEKWVGGEDESSQAVIEALLGARNSMLGIRNHMRKMGEAAGIPIEPESQSELLDATMNMEGVLLAGVPGAGGFDAVFAVTLGASGDNVIRAWSSRNVLALLVREDPNGVSIENNDPRAKEITIAVSSIRIE
- the LOC113781186 gene encoding phosphomevalonate kinase, peroxisomal isoform X3, whose product is MTGGYLILERPNAGIVLSTNARFYAIVKPLYEEIKPESWAWAWTDVKLTSPQMSRETIYKLSLKHLTLQPVSSSSASRNPFVEHAVQYAVAAAHAKFGKDKTDALQKILLQGLDITILGCNEFYSYRNQIELQGLPLTPESLALLPPFSSITFNAEESSGQKPEVAKTGLGSSAAMTTAVVASLLHYLGVVDLSSGKKVDADLDIVHMIAQTAHCIAQGKVGSGFDVSSAVYGSQRYVRFSPEVLSSAQGAVKGIPLEEVISDVLQAKWDHERKKFSLPPSMTLLLGEPGTGGSSTPSMVGAVKKWQKSDPQNSLETWRKLSEANSALELHLNALSGLAEKHSDAYKNVINRCSVLTSEKWVGGEDESSQAVIEALLGARNSMLGIRNHMRKMGEAAGIPIEPESQSELLDATMNMEGVLLAGVPGAGGFDAVFAVTLGASGDNVIRAWSSRNVLALLVREDPNGVSIENNDPRAKEITIAVSSIRIE
- the LOC113779785 gene encoding pentatricopeptide repeat-containing protein At1g31920 codes for the protein MVGTSVLYQSHFMTPQEDHSRIPESDFTLKEQECIAFMKRCKSLRDMKQVHCQIVKLGLIWSSFCASNLVATCALSDWGSMDYACSIFRQIDDPGTFEYNTVIRGLIKEMSLVEALFMYLEMLESGVEPDNFTYPAVFKACALLRTLEEGMQIHGHVFKLGFQEDLFVQNSLINLYGKCRDIRNSRMVFEQMDQKTIASWSALVSAHANLGMWSECLGIFADMNSEGCWRAEESVLVSVLSACTHLGALDLGRSVHCYLIRNMSGLNVIVETSLMDMYMKCGCLEKGLCLFERMANKNQMSYSVMISGLAMHGCGQEALRVFSQMLEEGLPPDDVIYVGVLSACSHAGLVEEGLRCFNKMKYEYGIKPTIQHYGCMVDLMGRAGMLNEALELINGMPMVPNGVLWRGLLTACKIHSNVELAEVAAKNLFQLNSHNASDYLTLSNLYAKAQRWEDVASTRTRLAEEEGLNQEPGSSSVEVKREVFKFVSEDKSHPQRESVYEMLHQMEWQLKFEGYSPDTSQILLDVDEEEKRQRLSTHSQKLAIAFALIHTSQHSPIRIVRSVRMCSDCHTYTKFISTIYEREITVRDRNRFHHFKNGTCSCGDYW
- the LOC113781186 gene encoding phosphomevalonate kinase, peroxisomal isoform X1 gives rise to the protein MAVIASAPGKVLMTGGYLILERPNAGIVLSTNARFYAIVKPLYEEIKPESWAWAWTDVKLTSPQMSRETIYKLSLKHLTLQPVSSSSASRNPFVEHAVQYAVAAAHAKFGKDKTDALQKILLQGLDITILGCNEFYSYRNQIELQGLPLTPESLALLPPFSSITFNAEESSGQKPEVAKTGLGSSAAMTTAVVASLLHYLGVVDLSSGKKVDADLDIVHMIAQTAHCIAQGKVGSGFDVSSAVYGSQRYVRFSPEVLSSAQGAVKGIPLEEVISDVLQAKWDHERKKFSLPPSMTLLLGEPGTGGSSTPSMVGAVKKWQKSDPQNSLETWRKLSEANSALELHLNALSGLAEKHSDAYKNVINRCSVLTSEKWVGGEDESSQAVIEALLGARNSMLGIRNHMRKMGEAAGIPIEPESQSELLDATMNMEGVLLAGVPGAGGFDAVFAVTLGASGDNVIRAWSSRNVLALLVREDPNGVSIENNDPRAKEITIAVSSIRIE
- the LOC113781186 gene encoding phosphomevalonate kinase, peroxisomal isoform X4 — encoded protein: MSRETIYKLSLKHLTLQPVSSSSASRNPFVEHAVQYAVAAAHAKFGKDKTDALQKILLQGLDITILGCNEFYSYRNQIELQGLPLTPESLALLPPFSSITFNAEESSGQKPEVAKTGLGSSAAMTTAVVASLLHYLGVVDLSSGKKVDADLDIVHMIAQTAHCIAQGKVGSGFDVSSAVYGSQRYVRFSPEVLSSAQGAVKGIPLEEVISDVLQAKWDHERKKFSLPPSMTLLLGEPGTGGSSTPSMVGAVKKWQKSDPQNSLETWRKLSEANSALELHLNALSGLAEKHSDAYKNVINRCSVLTSEKWVGGEDESSQAVIEALLGARNSMLGIRNHMRKMGEAAGIPIEPESQSELLDATMNMEGVLLAGVPGAGGFDAVFAVTLGASGDNVIRAWSSRNVLALLVREDPNGVSIENNDPRAKEITIAVSSIRIE